Proteins encoded together in one Oncorhynchus masou masou isolate Uvic2021 chromosome 3, UVic_Omas_1.1, whole genome shotgun sequence window:
- the LOC135516616 gene encoding sodium/potassium-transporting ATPase subunit beta-3-like, translating to MASNEDKPAAKEDENAGSWKDSIFNPRTGEFCGRTAKSWGLILLFYLVFYAFLAGMFVLTIWVMLLTLDDYVPKYRDRVPHPGLVIRPKQLDMLFNRSQPLQFAQYVQTLESFLQHYNDTEQERNVACSAGGYFEQEGEVGEQRKVCQFKRSDLSLCSGLSDSTFGYTEGRPCVLLKMNRIIGLKPRGDPYVNCTAKRDTPIQMQYFPSEGRFDKMYFPYYGNKLHERYVQPLVAVKLLLNKDDYNTELTIECRIEGSDLRNNDDRDKFLGRVTFRITVKE from the exons ATGGCAAGTAATGAAGACAAACCGGCGGCGAAAGAGGATGAGAATGCTGGAAGCTGGAAAGattctatcttcaacccaaggaCCGGAGAGTTTTGTGGGCGCACAGCGAAGAGCTGGG GCCTCATTCTCCTGTTCTACCTGGTGTTCTATGCGTTCCTGGCTGGAATGTTCGTCCTCACCATTTGGGTCATGCTGCTGACACTGGACGACTATGTGCCAAAGTACCGCGACCGGGTGCCACACCCAG GGTTGGTCATCCGGCCCAAACAATTGGACATGCTGTTTAACAGATCTCAACCTCTCCAGTTTGCCCAGTATGTCCAGACATTAGAGTCTTTCCTGCAAC ATTACAATGACACGGAGCAGGAGAGGAATGTGGCGTGCTCGGCGGGGGGCTACTTTGAGCAGGAGGGCGAGGTGGGCGAGCAGAGGAAGGTTTGTCAGTTCAAGAGGAGCGATCTGAGCCTCTGCTCCGGCCTGTCCGACTCCACGTTCGGTTACACCGAGGGGAGACCCTGTGTCCTCCTCAAAATGAATAGG ATTATTGGGCTGAAGCCGCGTGGAGATCCCTATGTCAACTGCACAGCAAAG AGGGACACCCCAATACAGATGCAGTACTTCCCTAGTGAGGGGCGGTTCGATAAAATGTATTTCCCTTACTACGGCAATAAGCTTCAT GAGAGGTATGTGCAGCCCCTGGTTGCGGTTAAGCTGTTGCTGAACAAGGACGACTACAACACAGAGCTGACCATCGAATGCCGGATCGAAGGATCTGACTTGCGCAACAACGACGATCGAGACAAGTTCCTGGGTCGTGTCACCTTCCGAATCACAGTCAAAGAGTAG